In Methanothrix sp., a genomic segment contains:
- the nth gene encoding endonuclease III, which produces MVGQKASDKVGECICILEELYGLPEVDEIDPVDLLVRTILSQNTSDINSLRAFASLKRAYGDYESLLSTRAEEVAESIREGGLAEIKARRIQEALLRIKSDRGAIEIGFLRGMEKEAAMSYLLSLPGVGPKTASIVLLFAFGMPFMPVDTHVFRVSQRLGLVAPGLSPEKAQKALEEIVPPERYSSFHLNLISHGRLVCRARGPKCEECALQGCCDFFLQGQKP; this is translated from the coding sequence ATGGTCGGGCAAAAGGCAAGCGATAAGGTTGGAGAGTGCATTTGCATTCTGGAGGAGCTGTACGGTCTTCCCGAGGTGGATGAGATCGATCCGGTGGACCTGCTGGTGAGGACCATTCTCTCTCAGAACACTAGCGATATCAACAGCCTGCGGGCATTCGCCAGTCTGAAGAGGGCCTATGGGGACTACGAGTCTCTCCTCTCCACCCGAGCGGAGGAGGTGGCGGAGAGCATTCGGGAGGGGGGGCTGGCGGAGATCAAGGCCCGGCGGATACAGGAGGCTCTCTTGCGGATCAAGAGCGATCGGGGGGCGATAGAGATCGGCTTTCTGAGGGGGATGGAGAAGGAGGCGGCCATGAGCTACCTTCTCTCCCTGCCCGGGGTGGGGCCCAAGACCGCCTCCATCGTCCTGCTCTTTGCCTTTGGCATGCCGTTCATGCCTGTGGACACCCACGTTTTCCGGGTCTCGCAGCGGCTGGGGCTGGTAGCTCCCGGCCTCTCCCCGGAGAAGGCGCAGAAGGCCTTGGAGGAGATCGTGCCGCCGGAGAGATACAGCTCCTTTCACCTCAATCTGATCAGCCACGGGAGGCTGGTCTGCCGGGCAAGGGGGCCAAAATGCGAGGAGTGTGCATTGCAGGGGTGCTGCGACTTTTTCCTCCAGGGCCAAAAGCCTTAA
- a CDS encoding MgtC/SapB family protein, whose amino-acid sequence MDFVEIYPFLVAMLIGALIGTERQRRLAGEKVRGVAGLRTFILISLLGALSATLATDFGPLFAVGALVSLVILVSVGYASAVSSLGRIDLTAAVAAVVTFILGMLATFPEKITLAVSLAIIITWILATRTITHHYVEGLHEADLLDTLKMGIIALVIYPLLPEEPLDPWGVINLRQIWLFVILVSLIGFTGYILIRIVGTERGLTLTGILGGMASSIAVTTSLAERSRINPQITSSAVFATAIASSTAFPRVLLIAAVINKEILPDLFIPLLAMTAVGTALAYISRRRSPPQDSEVKISDPFRILPALKLGSLFALVLIISNLASLYFGDMGIYAASILSGLVNLDAITLSLATLARSSLLPSVAATSITLAVIANTLVKLVISYTLGSRDFGNQTAAILLPTALAGILALLLL is encoded by the coding sequence ATGGATTTTGTCGAGATCTATCCCTTTCTAGTGGCCATGCTCATAGGAGCGCTCATCGGCACTGAGCGCCAGCGTCGCCTGGCAGGGGAGAAGGTGAGGGGGGTGGCCGGCCTGAGGACCTTCATACTTATCTCCCTCCTGGGGGCCCTCTCTGCCACCCTGGCAACCGATTTTGGCCCCCTCTTTGCCGTGGGCGCTCTTGTCTCACTGGTCATCCTGGTATCAGTGGGCTACGCCTCCGCCGTCAGCTCCCTGGGAAGGATAGATCTAACTGCCGCTGTGGCTGCAGTGGTCACATTCATCCTGGGAATGCTCGCCACCTTTCCCGAGAAGATCACCCTGGCCGTCTCCCTGGCCATTATCATCACCTGGATCCTGGCCACCCGGACGATCACCCACCACTACGTTGAGGGCTTGCATGAGGCTGACCTGCTCGACACACTGAAGATGGGCATCATCGCCCTGGTGATCTACCCCTTACTGCCCGAGGAGCCCCTGGACCCCTGGGGGGTCATCAACCTCCGCCAGATCTGGCTCTTTGTGATTCTGGTCAGTCTGATAGGCTTCACCGGCTATATCCTCATCCGCATAGTGGGAACGGAGAGGGGCCTGACCCTCACTGGCATCCTGGGGGGGATGGCCTCGAGCATCGCCGTCACCACCTCCCTGGCTGAGAGGTCGAGGATCAATCCCCAGATAACATCCTCTGCCGTCTTTGCCACTGCCATCGCCAGCAGCACTGCCTTTCCCAGAGTCCTGTTAATTGCCGCTGTGATAAACAAGGAGATACTGCCGGATCTGTTCATCCCTCTGCTGGCCATGACCGCCGTCGGAACTGCGCTTGCCTATATATCTCGGCGCAGGAGCCCGCCTCAGGACAGCGAGGTGAAGATCTCAGACCCCTTCCGCATCCTCCCCGCCCTCAAGCTGGGCTCCCTCTTCGCCCTGGTCTTGATCATATCCAATCTCGCCAGCCTGTACTTTGGAGATATGGGAATCTATGCCGCCAGCATACTCTCGGGCCTGGTGAATCTCGATGCCATCACCTTGAGCCTGGCCACCCTGGCCAGGTCAAGCCTGCTCCCCAGCGTTGCTGCTACCTCCATCACCCTGGCGGTGATCGCCAACACCCTGGTAAAGCTGGTCATATCCTATACCCTGGGCAGCAGAGATTTCGGCAACCAGACAGCTGCGATCCTTCTACCAACTGCGTTGGCTGGAATCCTAGCGTTGCTCTTGCTCTAG
- a CDS encoding sodium:solute symporter translates to MEMDISTLVVVAVYFIGLITIGAFASKKIKNSEDFLVAGRNLGFWTFTLLIVSSICSGMTILGVAGLGYATGWPSIWEQIFVPLCAAVCILFFGAKIHSVAAKTGYVTMQDYFAHRFYSPRGIRGTSAIIGVFISIIYLVGQYISISMVLSWLFKIPYQWALVIGAVIVMGYTILGGLYAIGMASLIQGMMILLGVLLVGPVVIDAAGGLTHINAILAEIDVNMTHLWYPQIHPPYAGYAFMTPMYLISFFFLLTFGLAAAPHVVNNVLAAREDRYFKWAPLAAFVIYAVIMYLCKITGYAARSMTQEGMIAMPTGVTNPADYSFIVASEYVFPGLFAPLVAVIVLSAVMSTTDRLMLTIGSYVSWDIYRQFINRDASEKSITLLSRAAIVASTILTLYLAWSNPPELLAWLIWMAIGVMLACFVTPLFAGLYWRRATREGALASMVVGLVGTFAFSYYAKYVAAMPMHPSMYGFVLSVAAMILVSLATAKPSERLLDETRTGMYIRSAEERGPRS, encoded by the coding sequence ATGGAGATGGACATTAGCACTCTGGTTGTAGTCGCTGTCTATTTCATAGGTCTCATCACCATTGGCGCCTTCGCCTCAAAGAAGATCAAGAACTCTGAGGACTTCCTGGTGGCGGGAAGGAACCTGGGATTCTGGACGTTCACCCTTCTCATAGTATCGAGCATCTGCAGCGGGATGACCATTCTGGGGGTGGCGGGCCTCGGATATGCCACTGGCTGGCCGAGCATCTGGGAGCAGATATTCGTCCCCCTCTGCGCCGCAGTCTGCATACTCTTCTTCGGAGCGAAGATCCATTCAGTCGCCGCCAAGACAGGTTATGTGACCATGCAGGACTATTTTGCCCACCGCTTCTACAGCCCGCGGGGGATCAGAGGTACTTCGGCCATAATCGGCGTCTTCATCTCCATCATCTATCTGGTGGGGCAGTACATCTCCATCAGCATGGTCTTGTCATGGCTCTTCAAGATACCCTATCAATGGGCTCTGGTGATCGGCGCAGTCATCGTCATGGGCTATACCATCCTGGGAGGGTTGTATGCCATTGGCATGGCTTCCTTGATCCAGGGAATGATGATCCTCCTGGGAGTGCTGCTCGTCGGTCCGGTGGTGATCGATGCCGCCGGTGGACTGACCCATATCAATGCCATCCTGGCGGAGATCGATGTCAATATGACCCATCTGTGGTATCCTCAGATCCATCCCCCCTATGCCGGCTATGCCTTCATGACCCCCATGTATCTGATATCATTCTTCTTCCTGCTCACCTTCGGCCTGGCAGCAGCTCCTCATGTGGTAAACAATGTGCTAGCCGCGCGGGAGGACAGATATTTCAAGTGGGCACCCCTTGCCGCCTTCGTCATTTATGCAGTGATCATGTACCTGTGCAAGATCACAGGATATGCCGCCAGATCGATGACCCAGGAGGGTATGATCGCCATGCCCACCGGGGTCACCAATCCTGCTGACTACTCTTTCATTGTGGCCTCGGAGTATGTCTTCCCCGGTTTATTTGCTCCTCTGGTGGCGGTGATCGTCCTCTCGGCGGTGATGTCCACCACCGACCGCCTGATGCTGACCATCGGAAGCTATGTTAGCTGGGACATATACCGGCAGTTCATCAACAGGGATGCCTCTGAGAAGTCGATCACCCTTCTCAGCCGGGCGGCAATAGTCGCCTCTACCATCCTCACTCTGTACCTGGCCTGGTCCAATCCTCCTGAGCTTTTGGCCTGGCTGATCTGGATGGCCATCGGAGTGATGCTGGCCTGCTTTGTGACCCCTCTCTTCGCCGGGCTGTACTGGCGCCGGGCCACCAGAGAGGGAGCCTTGGCCTCGATGGTCGTGGGATTGGTGGGGACGTTTGCCTTCAGCTATTATGCCAAGTATGTTGCCGCCATGCCCATGCATCCCAGCATGTATGGATTTGTCCTCTCAGTGGCAGCGATGATCCTGGTCAGCCTGGCGACGGCCAAGCCCTCCGAGAGGCTTTTGGATGAGACCCGGACTGGGATGTATATTCGCAGCGCAGAGGAGAGAGGGCCCCGGTCCTAA
- a CDS encoding bifunctional fructose-bisphosphatase/inositol-phosphate phosphatase has translation MSELLSSSGSELLEICDRASAAVSSSIRDMVGMAAGGQMVNIGADGTPTKRIDRAAEDAVLEVLKSSGKGFWVLSEEKGEMIVGRNPDHFLHLDPLDGTFNAIAGIPFYALSIYIRGDDCRLGYIYDLARGASFYAEAGRGAYAGSGERISVSKNDDLMSFSISAYTIRPHTGRVTRIGDRVRRIRTLGSASLEMALVASGKLDSFVDLRGMMRVVDVAAGCLIIEEAGGQVSDSKGCQLQLERGMWQKRCVVGSNGRRHQDLLRLIEGD, from the coding sequence ATGAGTGAGCTACTTTCTTCCTCAGGCAGTGAACTCCTGGAGATTTGCGACCGCGCCTCTGCCGCTGTATCCTCCTCCATCCGGGATATGGTTGGGATGGCCGCAGGCGGACAGATGGTGAACATAGGTGCTGACGGCACCCCCACCAAGAGGATAGACCGCGCGGCAGAGGATGCAGTCCTGGAGGTGCTGAAATCATCAGGCAAGGGCTTTTGGGTGCTGAGCGAGGAGAAGGGTGAGATGATAGTGGGCAGGAACCCGGATCATTTCCTTCATCTCGATCCCCTGGACGGAACATTCAATGCCATTGCAGGAATCCCCTTCTATGCCCTCTCGATATACATCCGCGGAGATGACTGCCGTCTGGGATACATCTACGACCTTGCCCGGGGGGCAAGCTTCTATGCCGAGGCCGGCAGAGGGGCTTATGCAGGATCTGGTGAGAGAATATCCGTGTCCAAAAATGATGATCTCATGAGCTTCAGCATCTCCGCCTATACCATTCGCCCTCATACTGGCCGGGTCACAAGGATAGGAGACCGGGTGAGGAGGATTCGCACCTTAGGGAGCGCCTCCCTGGAGATGGCCCTGGTCGCCTCAGGAAAGCTGGACTCATTCGTCGATCTGCGGGGGATGATGAGGGTGGTGGACGTGGCGGCGGGCTGCCTGATCATAGAGGAGGCAGGGGGACAGGTATCCGATTCAAAGGGATGTCAGCTCCAACTGGAGAGGGGTATGTGGCAGAAGAGGTGTGTGGTCGGCTCCAACGGCCGGAGGCATCAGGATCTTCTGAGGCTCATCGAGGGTGATTGA
- a CDS encoding NAD(+)/NADH kinase: MIEIKIGFVSRRGEGPVSLAAKLIQEIESWKEGVGILVDEDLAVKIGRPPSSVQEMEQGRVDFIVSIGGDGTILRTIHKMADPVPILGINMGTLGFLVDVEPADAETTIKRLLSGFVVDERSRLKMLINGVCMPRATNEIALITASPAKMIEFEILVDGSLMEDFRADGVIIATATGSTAYAMSAGGPIVDPRVDAIVLVPMAPFKLSSRPWVMPGGSVIEVRLKLPEKEALVVVDGQSSTSVSSQDRIVISKAKTPARFVKVAEGGFYAKVKSKLT, translated from the coding sequence GTGATTGAGATTAAGATCGGATTTGTCTCTCGGAGGGGGGAGGGGCCTGTCTCGCTGGCAGCAAAGCTCATCCAGGAGATCGAGTCCTGGAAAGAGGGCGTTGGGATCCTGGTGGACGAGGACCTCGCTGTAAAGATAGGAAGGCCTCCTTCCTCTGTTCAGGAGATGGAACAGGGACGGGTGGACTTCATAGTCTCCATCGGAGGAGATGGCACCATCCTCAGGACCATTCATAAGATGGCCGACCCGGTGCCCATCCTGGGGATAAACATGGGCACCCTGGGCTTTCTGGTGGATGTGGAGCCTGCGGATGCGGAGACGACCATAAAGCGCCTCCTTTCAGGATTTGTGGTGGATGAGCGCTCCCGGCTGAAGATGCTCATAAACGGGGTCTGCATGCCCCGCGCCACCAATGAGATCGCCCTTATCACCGCCAGCCCGGCCAAGATGATAGAGTTTGAGATCCTGGTGGATGGCTCTTTGATGGAGGACTTCCGGGCGGATGGGGTGATCATAGCCACTGCTACCGGCTCTACTGCTTATGCCATGTCCGCCGGAGGCCCCATCGTCGATCCCCGTGTGGATGCCATCGTCCTGGTTCCCATGGCCCCCTTCAAGCTCTCCAGCCGCCCCTGGGTGATGCCCGGGGGCAGCGTCATCGAGGTCCGGCTCAAGCTGCCTGAGAAGGAGGCGCTGGTGGTGGTGGATGGCCAGAGCTCGACATCCGTATCCTCCCAGGACAGAATAGTGATAAGCAAGGCCAAGACCCCGGCCAGGTTTGTAAAGGTGGCAGAGGGCGGCTTTTATGCCAAGGTGAAGAGCAAGCTGACCTAG
- a CDS encoding ABC transporter permease, which translates to MKRPDPGRVGVVALRVVRQLKRDRRTIALITFAPIFLMLLFGYALSGEMTGVQLGLVDGGGHPALRDHLLSIQDFDILRLGSESDAEKLVAEGRLDGAVVIYPEEVRVLLDASSLQITQAIITAVRDGLGQEGAGRASETLLVTRYIFGYDLEMIDTIGPAILGFVVFFFTFILAAISFLRERTLGTLEKFMVSPLSRIEIVSGYILGFSLVAVIQSATTLLIVIYLFGVPMRGSILDAFIVILLLGAGALALGSFVSNFARSEFQVVQFIPVVIIPQIVLCGVFWPVQSIPGFLRPLSNILPLTYASDALRAIMLKGSSLSEIFPDLAFLCGFFLLMFAAATLMLKREVG; encoded by the coding sequence ATGAAAAGGCCGGACCCAGGACGGGTGGGTGTGGTGGCACTGAGGGTCGTCCGCCAGTTGAAGCGCGACCGGCGCACAATTGCCCTGATCACATTTGCCCCCATCTTCCTCATGCTCCTCTTCGGTTATGCCCTCTCTGGAGAGATGACGGGCGTTCAGTTGGGGCTGGTGGACGGCGGAGGCCATCCTGCACTGCGAGACCATCTGCTGTCGATCCAGGACTTCGATATTCTCCGCCTTGGATCAGAATCAGATGCCGAGAAGCTTGTCGCTGAGGGAAGGCTGGACGGCGCTGTGGTCATATATCCCGAGGAGGTGCGGGTCCTATTGGATGCCAGCAGCCTGCAGATCACCCAGGCCATCATCACCGCGGTAAGGGATGGATTGGGGCAGGAGGGGGCAGGAAGAGCATCTGAGACCCTGCTGGTCACCCGCTATATCTTTGGCTATGACCTGGAGATGATAGATACAATCGGACCCGCAATTCTTGGCTTCGTTGTATTCTTCTTCACCTTCATCCTGGCTGCGATCTCATTTCTCAGGGAGAGGACCCTTGGCACGCTGGAGAAGTTCATGGTATCGCCCTTGAGCAGAATAGAGATAGTCTCCGGCTACATCCTCGGCTTCAGCCTGGTTGCCGTCATCCAATCAGCGACTACATTGCTCATAGTCATTTATCTCTTCGGCGTGCCGATGAGAGGCAGCATTCTTGATGCCTTTATCGTGATCCTCCTTTTGGGGGCTGGGGCTTTGGCCCTGGGCTCATTTGTTTCAAACTTTGCCCGAAGCGAGTTTCAGGTGGTACAGTTCATCCCCGTTGTCATCATCCCCCAGATAGTTCTCTGTGGCGTCTTCTGGCCGGTGCAATCGATCCCCGGATTTCTTCGCCCCCTCTCAAACATCCTCCCCCTGACCTATGCCAGCGACGCCCTGAGGGCGATTATGCTCAAAGGATCCAGCCTATCTGAGATCTTTCCTGATCTAGCATTCCTGTGTGGCTTTTTTCTTCTGATGTTCGCCGCTGCCACACTGATGCTCAAAAGAGAGGTGGGCTAG
- a CDS encoding ABC transporter ATP-binding protein codes for MASDKGPAVLARGVTKSFGRLLALDRLDVEIPRGVTYCLLGPNGSGKTTFIRAIVRLLRLDSGELRVLGRPVAQVGRIYSRIGYMTQHKALYPDLTVEENMEFYSGLYGIMGREREKRIEELLGMVALSEHRKRLAGALSGGMYQRLSLACTLIHEPEMLLLDEPTVGVDPRLRKVFWEYFERLAEDGKTVVITTHLMDEAERCQMVGYMRAGRMAAQGSPEEVLRQAGLRPVLSLWLAEPEKDAAHLGDLGYDIEVRGEVVNVSLEGHAQIKEILAEVSPVDIRLLEPKLEEAFLRLSEGS; via the coding sequence ATGGCAAGCGATAAAGGCCCGGCGGTATTGGCTCGTGGTGTGACCAAGAGCTTTGGGAGGTTGCTGGCCTTGGACCGGCTGGATGTGGAGATCCCCCGTGGTGTGACCTACTGCCTGCTCGGGCCAAATGGCTCGGGCAAGACCACATTCATCCGCGCCATCGTCCGGCTGCTCCGCCTGGATTCCGGGGAGCTAAGGGTCCTGGGCCGGCCGGTAGCACAGGTGGGCCGGATCTACTCCCGCATCGGATATATGACCCAGCATAAGGCCCTCTATCCCGATCTGACGGTGGAGGAGAACATGGAGTTCTACTCCGGACTCTATGGCATCATGGGGCGAGAGAGAGAGAAGAGAATCGAGGAGCTGCTGGGGATGGTCGCCCTCTCCGAGCACAGAAAACGCCTGGCAGGAGCTCTCTCCGGGGGAATGTACCAGAGGCTCTCTTTGGCCTGCACCCTCATCCATGAGCCAGAGATGCTTTTATTGGACGAGCCCACAGTGGGTGTCGATCCCCGTCTGAGGAAGGTCTTCTGGGAGTACTTCGAGCGCTTGGCGGAAGATGGCAAGACAGTGGTCATCACCACGCACCTCATGGACGAGGCTGAGAGGTGCCAGATGGTGGGCTATATGCGGGCGGGGAGGATGGCCGCCCAGGGGAGCCCGGAGGAGGTTCTGCGGCAGGCTGGCCTTCGCCCAGTTCTGAGCCTCTGGCTGGCAGAGCCGGAGAAGGATGCAGCACATCTGGGAGATCTGGGATACGATATAGAGGTTAGAGGAGAGGTGGTAAATGTCTCTCTTGAGGGCCACGCTCAGATCAAGGAGATATTGGCAGAGGTCTCTCCCGTGGACATACGCCTCTTGGAGCCAAAGCTCGAAGAGGCTTTCCTGCGCCTCTCAGAGGGGTCATGA
- a CDS encoding ABC transporter substrate-binding protein, which translates to MKIQLFSVPVALVMVALLLAPAWAAEYPLTITDSAGREVTFTQPIERVIVTSSDAAEAVVMLGAADKVVGISDTVKNKGYYFPLLKGKQSVGKWNALDYEMIGAIASNGEDTIVPDIVVIGYSYPGKSYGIYGLEKGLEPFKNIKAVALEFTKPENMTREVEILGQILGKEEQASDYIKWYDEKAKSIKNAVEGTNLPVVYVEWSSSGGDLSTLGPGSAFDQVLKLARGYNIAGTLEDTYPKVDWEWVVTENPEVIIVRQTQPADHAQIGWESAPSQEAIKLQNAKNMLMERSGASRIKAAKSDRIYFMDWDIMNGLDQVVGATYLAKVLHPKADLNPEGVYSEYLKRIGLEYPDGRTMVYPEI; encoded by the coding sequence ATGAAAATACAACTGTTTTCTGTACCCGTAGCACTTGTCATGGTGGCATTGCTGCTGGCACCGGCATGGGCGGCTGAATACCCCCTGACCATCACCGACTCTGCTGGCAGAGAGGTCACTTTCACCCAGCCGATCGAGAGGGTGATCGTCACCAGCTCGGACGCAGCCGAGGCAGTGGTGATGCTGGGAGCGGCGGACAAGGTGGTAGGGATCTCTGATACAGTGAAGAATAAGGGCTACTACTTCCCTCTTCTCAAGGGAAAGCAGAGTGTGGGGAAATGGAATGCTCTGGACTATGAGATGATCGGAGCGATCGCCAGCAATGGAGAGGATACCATCGTTCCCGATATCGTGGTCATCGGCTACAGCTATCCAGGCAAGAGCTACGGCATATACGGCCTGGAGAAGGGACTGGAGCCCTTCAAGAACATCAAGGCGGTGGCTCTGGAGTTCACCAAGCCGGAGAACATGACGCGAGAGGTTGAGATCCTGGGCCAGATTCTGGGCAAGGAAGAGCAGGCTTCCGACTACATCAAATGGTATGATGAAAAGGCCAAATCCATCAAGAATGCTGTGGAAGGAACGAATTTGCCTGTGGTCTATGTGGAGTGGAGCTCCAGTGGAGGCGACCTTTCCACTCTGGGCCCGGGGTCTGCATTTGATCAGGTACTGAAATTGGCAAGGGGCTACAACATCGCCGGCACACTGGAGGATACATATCCGAAGGTGGACTGGGAATGGGTGGTAACAGAAAATCCTGAGGTGATCATTGTGAGACAGACCCAACCTGCAGATCATGCTCAGATCGGCTGGGAGTCTGCCCCCTCTCAGGAGGCAATCAAGCTGCAGAATGCTAAGAATATGCTTATGGAGAGATCGGGAGCTAGCAGAATCAAAGCTGCAAAGTCCGATCGGATCTATTTCATGGACTGGGATATCATGAACGGCCTGGACCAGGTGGTGGGCGCGACCTATCTGGCAAAGGTGCTCCATCCCAAAGCTGATCTCAATCCCGAGGGGGTATACAGCGAATACCTGAAGCGGATAGGCCTTGAATATCCTGATGGGAGGACAATGGTCTATCCGGAGATTTAG
- a CDS encoding DUF128 domain-containing protein codes for MKLLTRTHMSQRRLMEILRVIESASTPVGARAISDTLSNRGYDLGERAVRYNLKILDELGFTKKKGYSGRVITPLGSRELADALIDDRIGFVNTRIEEYMYRSSFDPHSCQGLVIANTSIIDKTDSDRVLDILARAFDEGYGISRRVLILDEGEMLSTQVVPAGSIGMVTVCSMTMDGILMKKGIPVLTSFAGLVRIKDKQPVEFTDLIAYAGSSLDPVKIFMGGRVTSVSNAISRGSGRVLANVREVPLAAAGYALDILEASRCAGFGGLIKVGGPAEPILGCPVAAGKIGIAFYAGVNGAVAAEEMGAGIKTLPISMLVDYSRMADLS; via the coding sequence ATGAAGCTGCTCACCAGGACCCATATGAGCCAGCGCAGGTTGATGGAGATCCTCAGGGTGATCGAGAGCGCCAGCACGCCAGTGGGAGCGAGGGCGATCTCAGATACCCTTTCCAACCGGGGCTATGATCTGGGCGAAAGGGCGGTGCGCTATAATCTCAAGATCCTCGATGAGCTGGGGTTCACCAAGAAGAAGGGCTATAGCGGCCGGGTGATCACCCCGCTGGGCTCCAGAGAGCTAGCCGATGCCCTGATAGACGATCGGATAGGCTTTGTGAACACCAGGATTGAGGAATATATGTACAGGAGCAGCTTTGATCCGCACAGCTGCCAGGGTCTGGTCATCGCCAATACCAGCATTATCGATAAAACCGATTCCGATCGGGTCCTGGATATCCTCGCCCGCGCCTTCGACGAGGGATACGGGATAAGCCGCCGTGTATTGATCCTGGACGAGGGCGAGATGCTCTCCACCCAGGTGGTGCCCGCTGGATCTATAGGTATGGTCACGGTATGCAGCATGACCATGGATGGGATTCTGATGAAGAAGGGGATTCCCGTCCTCACCAGCTTCGCAGGCCTGGTAAGGATCAAAGATAAGCAGCCGGTGGAGTTCACTGATCTCATAGCCTATGCGGGCTCATCCCTCGACCCGGTGAAGATCTTCATGGGAGGGAGGGTGACAAGCGTCTCCAATGCCATCAGCAGAGGATCGGGGCGGGTGCTGGCCAATGTCCGGGAGGTACCCCTCGCGGCGGCTGGATATGCCCTCGATATCCTGGAAGCATCTCGATGTGCAGGATTTGGCGGCCTTATAAAAGTCGGAGGTCCCGCCGAGCCGATACTGGGCTGTCCAGTGGCCGCAGGAAAGATCGGCATCGCCTTTTATGCTGGGGTCAATGGTGCAGTGGCTGCAGAGGAGATGGGAGCGGGGATAAAGACCCTGCCGATATCCATGCTCGTGGACTACTCCCGGATGGCCGATCTGAGCTGA
- a CDS encoding 30S ribosomal protein S6e yields MDFRVVVSDPKSGKAYQVELKDTGASKLLGKHIGEKIEGEILGMPGYSMQITGGSDREGFPMRADLPGNKRRKILLSTGIGYHPTAEGKKKRKSIHGRDISHDIGQINVKVVESGAKSLEELLSRTPKEESPE; encoded by the coding sequence ATGGATTTTAGAGTTGTGGTCTCAGATCCCAAAAGCGGTAAAGCCTATCAGGTAGAGCTTAAGGATACCGGAGCGAGCAAGCTACTGGGGAAGCATATCGGCGAGAAGATCGAAGGGGAGATCCTGGGCATGCCAGGATACTCGATGCAGATCACAGGAGGGAGCGATCGCGAGGGATTTCCCATGCGGGCCGACCTCCCGGGAAACAAACGAAGAAAGATCCTTCTCTCCACTGGAATCGGCTATCACCCCACTGCTGAGGGCAAGAAGAAGAGGAAGAGCATCCATGGGAGGGACATATCCCACGATATCGGCCAGATAAATGTCAAGGTGGTGGAGTCGGGGGCCAAATCGCTGGAGGAGCTGTTGAGCAGGACCCCCAAGGAGGAGAGCCCTGAGTAG